From one Paramormyrops kingsleyae isolate MSU_618 chromosome 1, PKINGS_0.4, whole genome shotgun sequence genomic stretch:
- the cryaa gene encoding alpha-crystallin A chain, with the protein MDITIQHPWLRRALGSIYPARLFGQFFGESLFDYDLLPFGSSTISPCYRTSLLRAIMESSNSGISEVRSDRDRFSVYLDVKHFSPEELTVKVIEGYLEIRGKHGERQDDHGYISRLFHRRYRLPSNVDQSSFTCSLSPDGLLTLCAPKVTSGADVTRSDRSIPVTRDDKPGSGPSS; encoded by the exons ATGGACATCACCATTCAGCACCCCTGGCTCCGACGGGCCCTGGGTTCCATCTACCCCGCTCGCCTCTTCGGCCAGTTCTTCGGAGAGAGCCTCTTCGACTATGACCTCTTGCCCTTTGGTAGCTCTACCATCAGCCCCTGTTACAGAACTTCGCTTCTCCGCGCCATCATGGAGTCGTCCAACTCGGGGATTTCTGAG GTGAGGTCTGACCGGGACAGGTTCTCTGTTTACCTGGACGTGAAGCACTTCTCCCCTGAAGAGCTCACCGTCAAGGTGATCGAAGGCTATTTGGAGATCCGGGGCAAGCATGGAGAGAGGCAG GACGACCATGGCTACATCTCACGCCTGTTCCACCGCCGGTACCGCCTGCCCTCAAACGTGGACCAGTCGTCCTTCACCTGCTCGCTGTCTCCGGACGGCCTGCTCACCCTCTGTGCCCCAAAGGTGACCTCCGGAGCCGACGTGACTCGTAGCGACCGCAGCATTCCCGTCACCCGCGATGACAAGCCCGGCTCCGGCCCCTCCTCCTAG
- the sik1 gene encoding serine/threonine-protein kinase SIK1, translating into MVMVSEGPAGSQSVRNPGRPLQVGFYEILKTLGKGNFAVVKLARHKVTKTQVAIKIIDKTRLNSSNLKKIYREVQIMKLLSHPNIIKLYQVMETKDMLYIVTEYARNGEMFDYLTANGRMSEGEARKKFCQILAAVDYCHQYHIVHRDLKTENLLLDANMNIKLADFGFGNFYTAGESLSTWCGSPPYAAPEVFEGKEYEGPLLDVWSLGVVLYVLVCGSLPFDGPSLPVLRQRVTEGRFRVPFFMSQDCENLIRKMLAVDPAKRISIAQIKQHRWMLADPAACLGLTTPAIRSSSALEDYSQSVLGIMQALGIDRQRTIESLQNSSYNHFSAIYSLLLERLKEQRAHQLSLQAGGGGQCPQSPSETSGRELRPSPRPHVAVEPSDSFQTAFQKPSTVSPTAHGETECDSCRHFQHVVFPVEAGLNGLLQNRSISPISLLESAVGKEVQPQELEEEEPSVTPPLQLPANTSRRHTVAEVSTHFRLGSAPCTMVSPSDGTSSDSCLPTSSNTCPLRPPPALQSPTAFPFTQSSSLLLQTHTSFHQGRRASDTSLTQGLKAFRSAQLRKVPRAKGQLGFSKIKGPNTACHRSSRGHPGLSTCLNGSTGLHERPCLLEEVLHQLKVLQMQHQLRPHFPSQQQQQSDSPLPFQPHGNAPLGQQGPLWQQQPMESAASSSSSSSSSSLSPVLSAAQLLEAHLHISQQPWVHSQAPSQPLPLQGGPPLHTFPLLPPQGHWSPGATASMEPALQELNMAGQAQLNSCVMVK; encoded by the exons ATGGTAATGGTGTCAGAGGGTCCCGCGGGGTCCCAGTCCGTCCGCAACCCGGGTCGACCTCTACAAGTCGGCTTTTACGAAATCCTGAAGACGCTGGGGAAAGGCAACTTCGCTGTGGTGAAACTTGCACGGCATAAAGTTACTAAAACACAG GTTGCCATCAAAATTATTGACAAGACGAGGCTCAACTCCTCAAATCTCAAAAAAATCTACAGAGAAGTTCAGATCATGAAGCTGCTGAGTCACCCAAACATCATCAAACTTTATCAG GTCATGGAGACAAAGGACATGCTGTACATAGTGACAGAATATGCGAGGAATGGAGAGATGTTCG ATTACCTCACTGCCAACGGACGCATGAGTGAAGGGGAGGCCCGCAAGAAGTTCTGTCAGATCCTGGCTGCAGTGGACTACTGTCACCAGTACCACATTGTGCACCGGGACCTTAAGACGGAGAACCTGCTGTTGGATGCCAACATGAACATCAAGCTAGCAG ACTTTGGCTTCGGAAATTTCTACACTGCTGGGGAGTCCCTGTCCACGTGGTGTGGGAGCCCTCCCTACGCCGCCCCCGAGGTCTTTGAGGGGAAGGAGTATGAAGGCCCTCTGCTGGATGTTTGG AGCCTGGGCGTTGTCCTTTACGTGCTGGTGTGTGGATCCCTGCCCTTTGACGGACCCAGCCTACCTGTGCTGAGACAGAGGGTCACGGAAGGCCGCTTCCGAGTTCCGTTCTTCATGTCGCAAG ACTGTGAAAACCTGATCCGGAAGATGCTGGCGGTAGACCCAGCCAAGCGGATCAGCATTGCCCAGATCAAGCAGCACCGTTGGATGCTGGCTGATCCGGCCGCTTGCTTGGGACTCACCACTCCTGCCATCCGCTCCAGCTCTGCCCTGGAGGACTACAGCCAGTCGGTGCTGGGAATCATGCAGGCTCTTGGAATCGATCGGCAGAGAACCATTGAG TCTCTCCAGAACAGCAGCTACAACCACTTTTCAGCCATCTACTCCTTGCTTCTGGAGCGGCTGAAGGAGCAACGAGCACATCAGCTCAGCCTGCAGGCTGGTGGAGGGGGGCAGTGCCCTCAAAGCCCCAGTGAAACTTCTGGCCGAGAGCTGAGGCCTTCTCCCCGCCCCCATGTGGCCGTGGAACCTTCTGACAGCTTCCAGACAGCCTTCCAGAAGCCGTCGACAGTGAGCCCCACAGCACATGGGGAGACAGAGTGTGACTCCTGTCGGCACTTCCAG CATGTGGTCTTCCCTGTTGAAGCAGGCCTGAATGGGCTGCTTCAGAACCGGTCCATATCTCCCATCAGTCTGTTGGAGAGTGCTGTCGGCAAAGAGGTGCAGCCTCAGGAACTGGAGGAGGAAGAGCCTTCGGTGACCCCGCCCCTCCAGCTGCCCGCTAACACCTCCCGCAGACACACGGTGGCCGAGGTCTCCACCCACTTCCGCTTGGGCAGCGCTCCCT GTACTATGGTCAGTCCCTCGGACGGCACATCCTCAGACAGTTGTCTGCCCACCTCCTCCAACACCTGCCCCTTGCGGCCCCCGCCTGCTCTCCAGAGCCCCACAGCATTCCCCTTCACCCAGTCCTCCTCTTTGCTGCTTCAGACTCATACCAGCTTCCATCAGGGGCGTCGGGCCTCTGACACCTCGCTCACACAAG GGCTGAAGGCCTTCCGCTCAGCTCAGCTCAGGAAAGTACCCCGAGCCAAGGGCCAGCTAGGTTTCAGCAAGATCAAGGGCCCCAACACCGCATGCCACCGGAGTAGCCGAGGACACCCGGGACTCTCCACTTGCCTCAACGGCTCCACTGGGCTCCACGAACGTCCCTGCCTTTTAGAGGAGGTGCTACACCAACTGAA GGTACTTCAGATGCAGCATCAGCTGAGGCCTCACTTTCCCAGCCAGCAGCAACAGCAGTCAGACTCTCCCCTGCCCTTCCAACCGCACGGAAATGCCCCTCTGGGTCAACAGGGGCCCCTCTGGCAGCAGCAACCCATGGAATCGGCTGCATCCagttcctcctcatcctcctcttcctccctgtCTCCGGTGCTCTCTGCTGCACAACTCCTGGAGGCTCATCTGCACATCAGCCAACAGCCTTGGGTCCATTCCCAAGCCCCATcgcagcccctccccctccaaggGGGCCCACCCCTACATACTTTCCCCTTGCTCCCTCCTCAAGGACACTGGAGTCCAGGGGCAACGGCAAGCATGGAGCCTGCACTGCAGGAATTGAATATGGCGGGGCAGGCTCAGCTCAACAGCTGTGTTATGGTCAAGTAA